The following proteins come from a genomic window of Proteinivorax hydrogeniformans:
- a CDS encoding [Fe-Fe] hydrogenase large subunit C-terminal domain-containing protein, whose product MADYHSVRLRAGLCTGCTACVTSCPTEAVRVYGQKAEILASRCTDCGACLKACPNHAKTGKVDSIKDLDRYKYKIALPDPAIFGQFAPEVEPQRVLGSFLSLGFDEVFDVALACDLVSEKIKEKLKESKSPLISASCPAVIRMIQALYPDLIKNLVPVEAPLEVAGQLARQQAEKRGLLSKDIGIFYISPCPAKVTAAKNPVARNKSSVSEVLSIVDIYGNILKFANMKNQKTLELKATGKGYGWARAGGESIAVGTTNNVVVDGIEHVTKVLSEIEIGKLTNVDYIECWACVGGCVGGPLVVENPFIATVKIRKKAEKLNKQQKINLSCVDQSIFDWDDGIKPRQVMSLDNNMTVAISKGKKLQEVLEKLPGYDCGACGAPTCSAHAEDYIQGTIKDTRCVFKND is encoded by the coding sequence ATGGCTGATTATCATTCCGTAAGACTTAGGGCAGGTTTATGTACTGGGTGTACTGCTTGCGTTACTTCCTGTCCTACTGAAGCGGTAAGAGTGTATGGACAAAAAGCCGAAATTTTAGCCTCAAGATGTACTGATTGTGGAGCTTGTCTTAAGGCGTGTCCAAACCATGCTAAAACCGGGAAAGTTGATAGCATTAAAGATTTGGATCGATACAAATATAAAATTGCATTGCCTGACCCCGCTATATTTGGACAATTTGCTCCTGAGGTAGAGCCGCAGAGGGTGCTGGGGAGTTTTCTTTCGTTAGGATTTGACGAAGTTTTCGATGTTGCATTAGCGTGTGACTTAGTTTCTGAGAAAATAAAAGAAAAGTTAAAAGAAAGTAAGTCACCTCTAATATCAGCCTCATGTCCAGCGGTTATTCGCATGATTCAAGCCTTATATCCTGACCTTATAAAAAACTTAGTTCCTGTAGAGGCCCCTTTAGAAGTTGCTGGACAATTAGCAAGACAGCAAGCTGAAAAAAGAGGCCTTTTATCTAAAGATATAGGGATTTTCTATATATCGCCTTGTCCTGCTAAAGTAACTGCTGCTAAAAATCCAGTTGCTAGAAATAAATCCAGCGTAAGCGAGGTTCTTTCTATAGTGGATATATATGGCAATATCCTAAAGTTTGCTAATATGAAAAACCAAAAAACTTTAGAGCTAAAAGCCACAGGCAAAGGTTATGGTTGGGCCAGAGCCGGAGGAGAATCAATAGCAGTAGGAACAACTAATAATGTGGTTGTTGACGGAATAGAGCATGTAACTAAAGTACTTAGTGAAATAGAAATTGGAAAACTGACAAATGTTGATTATATAGAATGCTGGGCCTGTGTAGGAGGTTGTGTTGGTGGACCATTGGTGGTGGAAAACCCGTTTATCGCAACAGTTAAAATAAGAAAAAAAGCTGAAAAGCTTAATAAACAACAGAAGATAAACTTAAGTTGTGTAGATCAGTCGATTTTTGACTGGGACGATGGTATTAAACCAAGACAGGTTATGTCTTTAGATAACAACATGACAGTAGCTATAAGCAAAGGGAAAAAGCTACAAGAAGTACTAGAAAAGCTTCCTGGATATGATTGTGGAGCTTGTGGTGCTCCTACATGTAGCGCTCATGCTGAGGATTATATCCAAGGCACTATTAAAGACACAAGGTGTGTTTTTAAAAACGACTAG
- a CDS encoding PHP domain-containing protein, with amino-acid sequence MHIHSVLSPCADLSMGPKNIISAAKAKGVNIIGVTDHNSAKNLAAFEKLAKLERSITLLYGIEVETKEEIHVLCYFETLDKVSAFDNIIYDSIKDVKNNPDIFGDQVIIDSDENIIGYEEKLLLQRCELTIQQLADKVNKFDGMIIPAHIDRPSNGILTNLGFVPENIYFDAFEISPNTKTEDVLKTHPYLKNKNLIRSSDAHLLTEVGKAVINFQMPHPTFENIKFAFLNRLGRRWWVSSE; translated from the coding sequence ATGCATATTCATAGTGTATTATCACCGTGCGCAGACCTATCGATGGGTCCCAAAAATATAATCAGCGCAGCAAAAGCAAAGGGTGTAAACATAATTGGCGTTACCGATCATAACTCAGCAAAAAATTTAGCTGCTTTTGAAAAATTAGCTAAACTGGAAAGAAGTATCACTTTGCTATATGGTATTGAAGTGGAGACAAAGGAAGAGATTCATGTGCTTTGTTACTTTGAAACCTTAGATAAGGTTTCAGCATTTGATAATATTATTTATGACTCTATCAAAGACGTTAAGAATAACCCTGACATTTTTGGTGATCAGGTTATTATAGATAGCGACGAAAATATTATTGGGTATGAAGAAAAACTTTTGCTACAGCGTTGTGAGTTAACTATTCAACAACTAGCTGATAAAGTAAATAAATTTGATGGCATGATTATTCCTGCTCATATAGATAGGCCTAGTAACGGTATTTTGACCAATCTTGGGTTTGTGCCTGAAAACATATACTTTGATGCTTTTGAAATAAGTCCAAATACCAAAACCGAAGATGTACTAAAGACTCATCCATATTTGAAGAATAAAAACCTCATAAGAAGTTCTGATGCCCATTTGTTAACAGAGGTGGGGAAGGCGGTAATAAACTTTCAAATGCCTCATCCAACCTTTGAAAATATAAAGTTTGCCTTTTTAAATAGACTTGGCAGGAGGTGGTGGGTCTCAAGTGAATGA
- the nuoE gene encoding NADH-quinone oxidoreductase subunit NuoE, protein MEKLNKCCCGNDNQQDEKKVELEKLFAEYKGKKGALIPVLQKAQDIYGYLPKEVIADIADGLNLPVSQVYGVCTFYSQFHLNPRGENIIRVCMGTACHVRGADKVLERLQADLGVEPGETTEDLKFTLESVACIGACGLAPVIMINDNTHGRLDADTVSEVLDKYK, encoded by the coding sequence ATGGAGAAATTAAACAAATGCTGTTGTGGAAATGACAACCAACAGGATGAAAAGAAAGTTGAGCTTGAAAAACTATTTGCAGAGTACAAAGGGAAAAAAGGTGCATTAATCCCTGTACTGCAAAAAGCTCAAGATATTTACGGATATTTGCCTAAAGAAGTTATTGCAGATATAGCAGATGGACTAAACTTACCTGTTAGCCAAGTTTATGGAGTTTGTACTTTTTATTCTCAATTCCATCTAAACCCTAGAGGTGAAAATATTATTCGGGTTTGCATGGGTACTGCTTGTCATGTTAGAGGAGCAGATAAAGTTTTAGAAAGACTTCAAGCAGACCTAGGTGTTGAACCTGGTGAAACCACAGAAGATCTAAAGTTCACTTTAGAGTCAGTTGCATGTATAGGTGCCTGTGGTTTGGCTCCAGTTATTATGATTAATGATAATACTCACGGCAGGTTAGATGCCGATACAGTTTCAGAAGTCTTAGACAAATATAAATAA
- a CDS encoding ATP-binding protein, which produces MKDLSHVILDLVQNSISADADQVSIEVFKSKKQNLLSVCITDNGKGMNEQEVKKSTDPYYTTRTTRDIGLGLPLIKMMAKQADGDFKINSKPQNGTCVYFSFALEHWDCPPVGDLAATFISFFVLQQDITISLKVDNGSESFELSNQEIYDELSADQITKQWVLDWVKELIEDNIMKILREG; this is translated from the coding sequence ATGAAGGATTTATCTCACGTTATTTTAGATTTAGTTCAAAACTCTATATCTGCAGATGCAGATCAGGTTTCCATTGAGGTTTTTAAATCTAAGAAACAAAACCTGTTATCTGTTTGTATAACTGACAATGGAAAAGGTATGAATGAGCAGGAAGTCAAAAAATCAACAGACCCTTATTATACTACGCGCACTACTAGGGACATAGGTTTGGGATTGCCTTTAATTAAGATGATGGCTAAGCAAGCTGATGGAGACTTTAAAATAAATTCCAAGCCACAAAATGGCACTTGTGTATATTTTTCATTTGCTCTAGAGCATTGGGATTGCCCTCCGGTGGGCGATTTAGCGGCTACCTTTATCTCCTTTTTCGTTCTGCAACAGGATATTACAATATCTTTAAAGGTGGATAATGGTAGCGAAAGCTTTGAATTAAGCAATCAAGAAATATACGATGAACTTTCCGCTGACCAGATTACTAAGCAGTGGGTGTTAGATTGGGTAAAAGAGCTCATAGAGGACAATATTATGAAAATTTTAAGGGAGGGATAG
- a CDS encoding (2Fe-2S) ferredoxin domain-containing protein: MSKKIKSLEDLRKLRQEKEKLTSPREGDNIQVIIGMGTCGIAAGARDVMLTLLDEINRHNLKVNVTQTGCIGMCEKEPLLDVVVPGEGRITYGKVTQDVVKQIVSQHLANGQIVKQNVVGKIEE; encoded by the coding sequence TTGAGTAAGAAAATAAAATCTTTAGAGGATTTAAGAAAGCTAAGACAAGAAAAGGAAAAGTTAACCTCTCCTAGAGAAGGCGATAACATCCAGGTTATCATTGGAATGGGTACTTGTGGTATCGCTGCAGGGGCTAGGGATGTAATGCTGACCTTACTAGATGAGATTAACAGACATAATTTGAAGGTAAACGTTACTCAAACTGGTTGTATAGGTATGTGTGAAAAGGAGCCACTTTTAGACGTAGTAGTTCCAGGTGAAGGTAGAATAACATATGGAAAAGTTACACAAGACGTAGTTAAACAAATAGTATCTCAACATTTAGCTAACGGACAAATTGTAAAGCAAAATGTTGTAGGAAAAATAGAAGAGTAA
- the nuoF gene encoding NADH-quinone oxidoreductase subunit NuoF, producing the protein MELYRGHILICSGTGCISSGANSIKAAFEKQLAEKDLSGEFKLIETGCHGFCEMGPIAIVYPEGTFYCRLENEDVETIVEEHLIKGRLVKEKLYNPPHSEDKIPSYKEIDFYKKQHRIALRNCGYVNPEDIDEYIVKGGYEALGKVLSEMSPSQAIEEMKKSGLRGRGGGGFPTGLKWEFASKTESDKKYMICNADEGDPGAFMDRSILEGDPHSIIEGMVIGGYATGADEGYVYIRAEYPLAINRLKTALAQAKEYGMLGENILGTGFNFELHIKEGAGAFVCGEETALMHSIEGKRGMPRPRPPFPAVKGLWGKPSNINNVETFANVPVIFEKGADWFASLGTEKSKGTKVFALTGKINNTGLAEVPMGISVREIIYDIGGGITNDKKFKAVQIGGPSGGCLPEDLIDLPVDYDSLIEAGAMMGSGGLVVMDEETCMVDLARFFLNFTQDESCGKCTPCREGTKRMLEILERIVDGKGQDGDIELLEELGETIKTTSLCGLGQTAPNPVLSTLKYFRDEYEAHIHDGRCPAGACSALAKYVIDQEKCKKCTLCTKVCPVSAIEGKPKEVHKIDPNVCTACGVCVDTCKFDAIKKG; encoded by the coding sequence ATGGAGCTTTATAGAGGTCATATACTAATATGTTCTGGGACAGGTTGTATATCTTCTGGAGCAAATAGCATAAAAGCGGCTTTTGAAAAACAACTAGCTGAAAAAGACTTAAGTGGTGAGTTTAAACTGATTGAGACAGGGTGTCATGGTTTTTGCGAGATGGGGCCGATAGCTATAGTTTACCCAGAAGGCACTTTTTATTGCCGATTAGAAAACGAAGATGTGGAAACTATTGTGGAAGAGCATCTTATCAAGGGAAGGTTAGTTAAAGAAAAGCTTTATAACCCTCCTCATAGCGAGGATAAAATTCCTTCTTATAAAGAAATTGATTTTTATAAAAAACAACACCGTATCGCTCTTAGAAACTGTGGTTATGTAAACCCTGAGGATATTGATGAGTATATCGTAAAAGGTGGCTACGAAGCCTTGGGTAAAGTGCTTTCAGAAATGTCGCCAAGTCAGGCTATTGAGGAAATGAAAAAATCCGGATTAAGAGGTAGGGGAGGCGGTGGATTCCCTACTGGACTGAAATGGGAGTTTGCTAGCAAAACCGAAAGTGATAAAAAATATATGATTTGTAACGCTGACGAAGGCGACCCTGGAGCTTTTATGGATAGAAGTATACTTGAGGGAGATCCGCATAGTATCATTGAGGGGATGGTTATTGGTGGCTATGCGACAGGTGCTGATGAAGGCTATGTTTATATCCGAGCAGAATATCCTCTAGCAATCAACAGATTAAAAACTGCACTAGCACAAGCAAAAGAGTATGGCATGTTGGGAGAGAATATTTTAGGAACAGGCTTTAATTTTGAACTTCATATAAAAGAAGGTGCTGGAGCATTTGTCTGTGGAGAGGAAACAGCGTTAATGCACTCAATTGAAGGAAAGCGAGGTATGCCTAGACCTAGACCACCATTCCCTGCAGTTAAAGGTTTATGGGGAAAACCTTCAAACATAAACAATGTAGAGACCTTTGCTAATGTTCCTGTTATATTTGAAAAAGGTGCTGATTGGTTTGCCAGCTTAGGTACAGAGAAGAGTAAAGGAACTAAAGTTTTTGCTTTAACCGGAAAAATTAACAACACTGGCCTAGCAGAAGTGCCTATGGGTATCTCAGTTAGAGAGATTATCTATGACATCGGTGGGGGCATAACTAATGATAAAAAGTTTAAAGCTGTTCAAATTGGAGGACCTTCAGGTGGATGCTTACCAGAAGACTTAATAGATCTACCTGTAGACTATGACTCATTAATAGAAGCAGGAGCGATGATGGGCTCAGGTGGGCTTGTGGTTATGGATGAAGAGACCTGCATGGTTGACTTAGCTAGATTTTTCCTAAACTTTACTCAAGACGAATCATGTGGTAAATGCACTCCATGTCGCGAGGGTACAAAACGAATGTTAGAAATCCTTGAGAGAATCGTCGACGGCAAAGGGCAAGATGGTGATATCGAACTACTAGAAGAGCTCGGAGAAACTATTAAGACAACATCCCTTTGTGGACTTGGTCAAACAGCCCCTAACCCAGTGCTAAGTACATTAAAATACTTTAGAGATGAATACGAAGCTCATATTCATGATGGAAGGTGTCCTGCTGGTGCTTGCTCTGCGTTAGCAAAATATGTGATTGACCAAGAAAAGTGTAAAAAATGTACGCTATGTACAAAGGTTTGTCCAGTGAGTGCTATAGAAGGAAAACCAAAAGAAGTGCATAAAATCGACCCAAATGTGTGTACTGCCTGTGGTGTTTGTGTCGACACATGTAAGTTTGATGCTATAAAAAAGGGTTAG
- a CDS encoding redox-sensing transcriptional repressor Rex: MDKHQRIPDVVIKRLPIYLRYLDQLSSMDIETVSSQQMGDDLHLNPAQIRKDLSIFGDFGVKGMGYRVSDLSEKLRSILGLDKEISIILVGVGNLGAALCQYNRYQSPTTKIVGLFDGHPSKVDKTIGNMKVKPMEDMQEFVKENGVKMGIITVPAQAAQKVADQMIAAGITVILNFAPALLNVPEEVKVQNSDVTTELQALSYYL; encoded by the coding sequence GTGGATAAGCACCAAAGAATTCCAGATGTAGTAATAAAGAGATTGCCAATTTACCTAAGGTATTTAGATCAACTTTCTTCTATGGATATCGAAACCGTTTCATCACAACAAATGGGTGATGATTTACACTTAAACCCGGCCCAAATAAGAAAAGATTTATCTATCTTCGGAGATTTTGGAGTTAAAGGTATGGGTTATCGAGTTTCCGACCTGTCTGAAAAGCTCAGGAGTATTTTGGGACTAGATAAAGAGATTTCTATTATTTTAGTAGGGGTAGGTAACCTAGGGGCTGCATTATGTCAGTACAATAGATATCAAAGTCCCACAACCAAAATTGTAGGTTTATTTGATGGACATCCCTCTAAAGTAGATAAAACTATCGGTAACATGAAAGTTAAGCCGATGGAAGACATGCAGGAATTTGTAAAAGAAAATGGAGTCAAAATGGGCATTATTACTGTTCCAGCTCAAGCTGCCCAAAAGGTAGCAGATCAAATGATAGCCGCTGGTATAACAGTAATATTAAATTTTGCTCCTGCATTATTGAATGTTCCAGAAGAAGTTAAAGTACAAAACTCTGATGTTACAACAGAATTACAAGCATTGTCTTATTATCTATAA
- the aspA gene encoding aspartate ammonia-lyase → MASVRKEKDLLGEKEISNELYYGIQTKRALENFPITGYAPHPTLIHALAVVKKSSAEANMEVGRLNKKIGQAICKACEEIIQGDLHQYFVVDAIQGGAGTSMNMNANEVIANRAIELLGGKKGEYIKVSPNTHVNMAQSTNDAFPTAINIAALKLAQGVLTSLNGLIDALKGKEAEFDEVLKMGRTHLQDAVPIRLGQEFGAYAKVLSRDVKRIEKSLEDLKEINMGATAVGTGLNADPKYIEVVVDRVNENSGIEFTTASNLVDSTQNTDAFVAVSAALKICAVNLSKMANDLRLLSSGPKCGLNEINLPPVQPGSSIMPGKVNPVMAEVVNQVAFQIMGNDHTICLASEAGQLELNVMEPVLTFNLLQSLDILRNVTTVFADKCIKGITVNEERCRQLVDESIGIVTAINPHVGYETASTVAQEAIKTGRPIKEIVLERGILTEEELEKILNPYDMTRPGISGSDLLK, encoded by the coding sequence ATGGCTTCCGTACGAAAAGAGAAAGACCTATTAGGGGAAAAAGAGATTAGCAACGAGTTGTACTATGGTATTCAAACTAAAAGGGCATTGGAGAACTTTCCGATTACAGGATATGCTCCACACCCTACGTTGATACATGCTTTAGCAGTTGTTAAAAAGTCATCAGCAGAAGCTAATATGGAAGTTGGAAGACTTAACAAGAAGATTGGGCAGGCAATATGTAAGGCATGTGAAGAAATAATACAAGGAGACTTACACCAGTATTTCGTTGTCGATGCTATTCAAGGTGGAGCAGGTACTTCTATGAATATGAATGCAAATGAAGTGATTGCAAACAGGGCTATTGAACTTTTAGGTGGCAAAAAAGGTGAATATATAAAAGTTTCACCGAACACCCATGTAAACATGGCGCAATCTACCAACGATGCGTTTCCTACCGCTATTAACATAGCAGCGTTAAAGTTAGCGCAAGGTGTATTAACATCTTTAAACGGTCTTATTGATGCACTAAAAGGCAAAGAAGCTGAATTTGACGAAGTGCTAAAAATGGGAAGAACTCATCTTCAAGATGCTGTTCCTATTAGATTAGGCCAGGAGTTTGGTGCTTACGCTAAGGTGCTTTCTAGAGATGTCAAGCGTATAGAAAAGTCTTTAGAAGACCTTAAGGAAATAAATATGGGGGCTACAGCGGTAGGAACCGGCTTAAATGCAGACCCTAAGTATATTGAGGTTGTGGTGGATAGGGTTAATGAAAACAGTGGGATTGAATTTACAACCGCTTCTAACCTTGTTGATTCTACGCAGAACACTGATGCGTTTGTAGCAGTTTCTGCAGCGCTTAAAATTTGTGCCGTAAACCTATCGAAGATGGCAAATGACTTAAGGCTATTGTCATCAGGGCCTAAATGTGGCCTAAATGAGATAAACTTGCCTCCTGTTCAACCAGGATCATCAATCATGCCAGGTAAAGTAAACCCTGTAATGGCAGAGGTTGTAAACCAGGTTGCTTTCCAAATAATGGGCAATGATCATACTATCTGTTTGGCTTCGGAAGCAGGACAATTGGAGTTAAATGTTATGGAACCAGTGCTTACATTTAATTTGCTTCAATCTTTGGATATACTAAGAAATGTAACCACAGTTTTTGCCGATAAATGCATTAAAGGCATAACCGTTAACGAAGAAAGGTGTCGCCAGCTTGTAGATGAAAGCATAGGTATTGTAACTGCGATTAATCCGCATGTAGGATATGAAACTGCATCTACTGTCGCCCAAGAGGCCATTAAAACAGGCAGACCAATAAAAGAAATTGTTCTTGAAAGAGGAATTTTGACAGAAGAAGAACTTGAAAAAATCCTTAATCCTTATGATATGACAAGGCCTGGTATTTCTGGATCAGACCTGTTAAAATAA